From Gammaproteobacteria bacterium, one genomic window encodes:
- a CDS encoding EVE domain-containing protein, whose translation MTRYWVMKTEPAEFGIDDLRRVEVESWDGVRNYRVRNMMRDEMQKGDLAFLYHSACREIGIAGIMTIAREAYADPTAFDPASDHFDPKSDPDNPRWLMVDVRYKRRLKRVIGLAELKRHPQLKDMPLLRKGNRLSVTPVTREQWDFILSLE comes from the coding sequence ATGACGCGGTACTGGGTTATGAAAACGGAACCGGCTGAATTCGGCATCGACGATCTGCGGCGGGTCGAGGTCGAGTCCTGGGACGGCGTGCGCAATTATCGGGTGCGGAACATGATGCGCGACGAAATGCAGAAAGGCGATCTCGCGTTTCTCTATCACTCGGCCTGCAGGGAAATCGGCATTGCCGGCATCATGACGATTGCGCGTGAGGCATACGCGGACCCTACTGCATTCGATCCGGCCAGCGATCACTTCGACCCCAAAAGCGATCCCGACAATCCGCGCTGGCTGATGGTGGACGTGCGCTACAAGCGGCGGCTGAAACGCGTGATTGGTCTTGCCGAACTCAAGCGTCATCCGCAATTGAAAGACATGCCGCTGCTGCGCAAAGGCAATCGCCTGTCGGTTACACCCGTGACCCGCGAACAGTGGGATTTTATTCTGAGCCTGGAGTAA
- a CDS encoding TIGR02449 family protein, with the protein MADDDVTHDAQSQLRRLEDRVNRLIAYSQRLKEENVALRVQQQTLAAQRASLIDKHEMARSRVEAMINRLKSMERGA; encoded by the coding sequence ATGGCTGACGACGACGTTACGCACGACGCCCAGTCGCAATTGCGACGGCTGGAGGATCGCGTGAATCGCTTGATCGCGTATAGTCAGCGGCTCAAGGAGGAGAATGTGGCATTGCGGGTGCAGCAGCAGACGCTCGCGGCGCAACGCGCCAGCCTGATCGACAAACACGAGATGGCGCGCTCAAGGGTGGAAGCGATGATCAACCGGCTGAAGTCCATGGAGCGGGGCGCGTGA
- the ilvA gene encoding threonine ammonia-lyase, biosynthetic gives MDNRYIEKILGARVYDVAAESSLDLAPSLSKRVDNLVFLKREDQQPIFSFKLRGAYNKIFHLSAAEKSKGVSAASAGNLAQGVALAAQRLGIKAIIVMPVTTPRIKIDAVRALGARTVLHGDAYDDAFAHAQELVGERGMTFIHPYDDPDVIAGQGTIGMEIARQHPDKIAAVFVPVGGGGLLAGVATYLKYLRPDTKIIGVEPQDAPTMYEALSAGRPVTLERVGIFADGVAVRCVGRETFRLARESVDEILLVTTDEICAAIKDIFDDTRTMAEPAGALAVAGVKKYLTREKLSGQHLVAINSGANINFDRLRHVAERAELGERREAVLAVTIPERPGSFRAFCRALGRRGVTEFNYRYASQRDAHIFVGVRIADGDAEKEKIIAALRNKDYPVLDMTDNETAKLHVRHMVGGRSPDVENELLYRFEFPERPGALLQFLDAMNHGWNISLFHYRNHGAAYGRVLVGMQVPVGDRKRLGASLRALGYRYWDETDNPVYKLFLG, from the coding sequence GATGTAGCGGCCGAGTCTTCACTCGATCTGGCGCCGTCGCTGTCGAAGCGAGTCGATAATCTCGTTTTTTTGAAGCGCGAGGATCAGCAGCCGATCTTCTCGTTCAAACTGCGTGGCGCGTATAACAAGATATTCCATTTGTCGGCTGCCGAAAAGTCTAAAGGCGTGAGCGCGGCATCGGCGGGCAATCTCGCGCAGGGCGTGGCGCTGGCCGCGCAGCGGCTGGGCATCAAGGCGATCATAGTCATGCCGGTCACCACGCCGCGCATCAAGATAGACGCGGTACGCGCGCTGGGCGCACGCACGGTGCTGCATGGCGACGCCTACGACGATGCTTTCGCGCACGCGCAGGAACTCGTTGGCGAGCGCGGCATGACGTTCATCCATCCGTACGACGACCCCGATGTCATTGCCGGCCAGGGCACTATCGGCATGGAGATCGCGCGGCAACATCCGGACAAGATCGCGGCCGTATTCGTGCCGGTGGGCGGCGGCGGACTGCTGGCCGGTGTGGCGACGTATCTCAAATACCTCAGGCCGGATACGAAGATTATCGGTGTGGAGCCACAGGATGCGCCGACCATGTACGAGGCGCTCTCCGCCGGCCGGCCGGTGACTCTGGAGCGGGTCGGCATCTTCGCGGACGGTGTCGCGGTGCGCTGCGTTGGCAGGGAGACTTTTCGTCTGGCGAGAGAATCCGTCGATGAAATTTTGCTGGTTACCACGGACGAGATCTGCGCGGCCATCAAGGATATTTTCGACGATACGCGCACCATGGCGGAGCCCGCCGGCGCACTGGCGGTGGCTGGTGTCAAGAAATACCTGACGCGCGAAAAGCTATCCGGACAGCATCTGGTCGCGATCAACAGCGGGGCGAATATCAACTTCGACCGGCTGCGGCACGTCGCCGAGCGGGCCGAGTTGGGTGAGCGCCGTGAGGCGGTGCTCGCGGTGACCATCCCGGAGCGGCCCGGCAGTTTCCGTGCGTTCTGCCGGGCGCTTGGCAGGCGCGGTGTTACCGAATTCAACTATCGTTATGCGTCACAGCGCGATGCACATATTTTTGTCGGCGTGCGGATCGCCGATGGCGATGCCGAAAAAGAGAAGATCATCGCGGCGCTGCGGAATAAGGATTATCCGGTGCTGGACATGACCGATAACGAGACGGCGAAGCTGCACGTGCGGCATATGGTGGGCGGACGTTCACCCGATGTCGAAAATGAACTGTTGTATCGTTTTGAGTTTCCCGAACGCCCCGGCGCATTGCTGCAATTTCTGGATGCGATGAATCACGGCTGGAATATCAGTCTTTTTCACTATCGCAATCACGGCGCGGCCTATGGCCGGGTGCTGGTCGGCATGCAGGTTCCTGTTGGCGACAGGAAACGTCTGGGTGCGTCACTGCGAGCGCTCGGCTATCGGTACTGGGATGAAACCGACAATCCGGTGTACAAGCTTTTTCTCGGCTGA
- a CDS encoding cell division protein ZapA, translating into MATSIPVTVYILDKEYRVACPEDEHSALLASATLLNARMKQIRESGKVVGADRVAVIAALNLTHEFLNEKASRETFSREVAAQVRSIEDRIDRVLATDEQTTSEAL; encoded by the coding sequence ATGGCGACCAGTATTCCGGTCACTGTCTACATTCTCGACAAGGAATATCGGGTAGCGTGTCCCGAAGACGAACACAGTGCGCTGCTCGCTTCGGCAACCCTGCTCAACGCGCGCATGAAACAGATCCGGGAAAGCGGCAAGGTGGTCGGCGCGGATCGTGTGGCGGTGATCGCGGCATTGAATCTGACGCACGAGTTTCTCAACGAAAAGGCTTCGCGAGAAACCTTCAGTCGCGAAGTAGCGGCGCAGGTCCGGTCGATCGAGGATCGAATCGACCGTGTGCTGGCGACAGACGAGCAAACAACGTCCGAGGCATTATAG